Proteins encoded together in one Chitinophaga sp. LS1 window:
- a CDS encoding pirin family protein, protein MAKTILHTAATRGHAAHGWLDSHHTFSFAGYYNPDRMSFGALRVLNDDIVAGGRGFDTHPHDNMEIISIPIEGDLEHKDNLGNKIIIKQGDIQVMSTGTGVFHSEYNANADRPAKFLQIWVFPNQLNVTPRYDQITPDLTQKNQLHQILSPYPDDAGTWIYQAAWFNLGRFDKDFSTTYHIQKPGNGVYAFVIKGRFNINGQELDARDGFGIWDTDSFLLTALESDAEILLMDVPLKP, encoded by the coding sequence AGAGGACATGCCGCACACGGCTGGCTCGATAGTCATCATACATTTAGTTTCGCAGGTTATTACAATCCTGACAGAATGAGTTTCGGTGCCCTCAGGGTATTGAACGACGATATCGTAGCTGGTGGACGTGGTTTTGACACCCACCCGCACGACAATATGGAAATCATCAGTATTCCCATCGAAGGCGATCTGGAGCACAAGGATAACCTGGGTAACAAAATCATCATCAAACAGGGTGACATCCAGGTGATGAGCACCGGCACCGGGGTATTCCACAGTGAATACAACGCTAACGCCGACCGGCCAGCCAAGTTTCTTCAGATCTGGGTATTTCCAAACCAGCTGAATGTGACACCAAGGTATGACCAGATCACACCCGACCTGACACAAAAGAACCAGTTGCACCAGATCCTCAGCCCTTATCCTGACGATGCAGGTACCTGGATTTACCAGGCTGCATGGTTCAACTTAGGTCGCTTCGATAAGGACTTTTCTACTACCTACCACATTCAAAAACCAGGCAATGGCGTATATGCATTCGTGATTAAAGGTCGCTTCAACATAAACGGACAGGAACTGGATGCGAGAGATGGCTTTGGTATATGGGATACAGACAGTTTTTTGCTGACGGCTTTAGAAAGCGATGCGGAAATATTGCTGATGGATGTACCTTTAAAACCGTAA
- a CDS encoding nitroreductase family protein, with protein sequence MSSSVKIAQTSHKVLDLIKERWSPRSYSGTPVTEEEVLTILEGASWAPSANNSQPWRYVYALAGTPGFDKLYSALMPGNQPWAKNAAALVLSIGIKELPDLEQKNHYYAHDTGMSNAFLLLQADSMGINGHVMAGFHKQQIAESLELLATEEPLVIISLGRRDDAEKLEEPYKSRELAPRTRKPLSEFTKLV encoded by the coding sequence ATGTCATCATCAGTTAAGATCGCACAGACATCACACAAGGTATTGGATTTAATCAAAGAACGCTGGAGCCCCCGCTCCTACTCTGGTACACCAGTGACGGAAGAAGAAGTACTGACCATCCTGGAAGGTGCCAGCTGGGCACCAAGTGCGAACAACTCACAACCATGGCGATACGTATACGCATTAGCAGGTACACCGGGTTTTGACAAACTGTATTCTGCACTGATGCCGGGCAACCAGCCATGGGCAAAGAATGCAGCAGCACTGGTACTGAGCATAGGTATCAAAGAACTGCCTGACCTGGAACAGAAGAATCACTACTATGCACACGACACTGGTATGAGCAACGCGTTCCTGCTGTTACAGGCAGATAGCATGGGCATCAATGGTCACGTGATGGCAGGTTTCCACAAACAGCAAATTGCTGAATCACTGGAACTGCTGGCGACTGAAGAACCACTGGTGATCATCAGCCTGGGTCGCAGAGACGATGCAGAGAAACTGGAAGAACCTTACAAATCAAGAGAGCTGGCGCCAAGAACACGGAAGCCACTGTCTGAATTTACCAAACTGGTTTAA
- a CDS encoding pirin family protein, translating into MKKDITHILDGRSKNITATQTVLQPLPHADFRFASPFIVLHHGGPDVIPKGSDSRIHPHPHRGFAPVTFQLQGQAHHKDSFGNDQLLNAGDAQWMFAGKGILHSEGPSEQEHRNGGVEEILQLWVNVPAANKWDDPKYQFAHKSAMPIVLDYLRLVSGNFDGKTGPVNISYTPVISAVGEVPAGKTLTFNVVANYWTLVYIAHGSVKVNEVTEVAEHHLIVFDKTGDEFTITTTEDTQLLFLSGEVIDEPVAAKDNFVMSTMADVDQAIEDYKNGLFGTLNY; encoded by the coding sequence ATGAAAAAGGACATTACCCATATCCTGGATGGCAGGAGCAAAAACATCACTGCTACGCAGACGGTGTTACAACCCTTGCCACATGCGGATTTCCGGTTTGCAAGCCCCTTTATCGTATTGCACCATGGCGGTCCTGATGTGATTCCAAAAGGATCTGACAGCCGTATTCATCCGCATCCGCACAGAGGTTTTGCGCCTGTTACTTTTCAGCTACAGGGACAGGCACACCACAAAGATAGTTTTGGCAATGATCAGTTGCTGAATGCAGGAGATGCACAGTGGATGTTTGCCGGGAAAGGGATCCTTCACAGCGAAGGCCCTTCAGAACAGGAACACCGTAATGGTGGTGTGGAGGAGATTTTACAGTTATGGGTGAATGTGCCTGCAGCGAATAAATGGGATGATCCTAAATACCAGTTTGCGCATAAATCAGCAATGCCAATCGTATTGGATTATTTGAGATTGGTGAGTGGTAATTTTGATGGAAAAACCGGTCCGGTAAATATTTCTTATACACCGGTTATATCCGCTGTGGGCGAGGTGCCAGCTGGCAAAACCTTAACATTTAATGTAGTCGCAAATTATTGGACGCTCGTATATATCGCGCATGGAAGTGTGAAAGTGAATGAGGTGACTGAAGTAGCAGAACATCATTTAATTGTATTCGATAAAACAGGTGATGAATTTACCATCACCACTACGGAAGATACGCAGCTGCTCTTCCTTTCCGGCGAAGTCATAGACGAGCCAGTAGCAGCAAAAGATAACTTTGTAATGAGTACAATGGCAGATGTAGACCAGGCCATTGAAGATTATAAAAATGGTTTATTCGGCACCCTGAATTACTAG